Proteins from one Iodobacter fluviatilis genomic window:
- a CDS encoding relaxase/mobilization nuclease domain-containing protein — protein MAGHQYVFVRHDDEKHPHVHIAVKAVSDRTGERLNPRKADLQRWRETFAEKLNERGIDANATPTWARGNFNRGRRTRSYHAIKNKGELDKPRIKAPEHEEKNNIRMKALYEDVAKALAVTGSNNDKKMALDTVSFLKERTTLASSGNSKSIEPKDTPKKINAELGKNQTDKDKER, from the coding sequence TTGGCAGGGCATCAGTATGTTTTCGTAAGGCATGACGACGAAAAACACCCGCATGTTCATATTGCAGTTAAAGCGGTATCAGATCGAACTGGAGAGCGTTTAAACCCGCGTAAAGCTGACTTGCAGCGATGGAGAGAAACCTTCGCTGAAAAATTAAATGAACGTGGTATTGATGCAAATGCGACCCCAACATGGGCGAGGGGGAATTTCAACAGAGGCCGAAGGACAAGAAGTTATCACGCAATCAAAAATAAAGGCGAGTTGGATAAGCCGAGAATTAAAGCGCCAGAGCATGAAGAAAAGAACAACATAAGGATGAAAGCTCTTTATGAAGATGTTGCTAAGGCTTTAGCTGTGACAGGCAGCAACAATGATAAAAAAATGGCTCTTGATACTGTTAGCTTCTTAAAAGAACGTACAACGCTTGCTTCAAGTGGGAATAGCAAATCAATAGAGCCTAAAGATACACCTAAAAAAATAAATGCCGAGCTTGGCAAAAATCAAACAGACAAAGACAAAGAAAGATGA
- a CDS encoding plasmid mobilization relaxosome protein MobC, protein MEKAKGKESGKLIALRLGDLKADWDKHCKERGYKPSSVLVDLVKRELAKAKQEKQKPVFETGQSADDTISDKAGGGRVEVRLRKSELEAVEAISSFYGLTKQEFIVSLTRAWIADSPEFAVKEIDILGEASYQLSSIGRNLNQIAHAINEDVFKHHHSLTLPFLEKLAVEINKHTEVTRKAILACQKRWKIKTGKFKNE, encoded by the coding sequence TTGGAAAAAGCTAAAGGGAAAGAATCAGGGAAATTAATAGCGTTAAGGCTAGGGGATTTAAAGGCAGATTGGGATAAGCATTGCAAGGAGCGAGGCTACAAACCTTCTTCGGTTTTGGTTGATCTTGTAAAAAGAGAGTTGGCAAAAGCCAAGCAAGAAAAGCAGAAGCCAGTTTTTGAAACTGGTCAATCAGCAGACGATACAATTTCAGATAAGGCCGGAGGCGGTAGAGTCGAGGTTAGGTTAAGAAAATCAGAGCTTGAAGCTGTTGAGGCAATATCAAGTTTCTACGGGCTGACCAAGCAAGAATTTATAGTTAGTCTGACTCGCGCATGGATTGCGGATTCACCAGAATTTGCGGTTAAAGAAATTGATATTTTGGGAGAGGCGAGTTATCAGCTTTCTTCTATCGGTAGAAACTTAAACCAGATAGCACACGCGATCAATGAAGATGTTTTTAAACATCATCATTCACTAACATTGCCTTTCCTAGAAAAATTGGCGGTTGAAATCAATAAGCATACAGAAGTAACGCGCAAAGCAATTTTGGCATGCCAGAAAAGATGGAAAATAAAAACGGGGAAATTCAAAAATGAGTAG
- a CDS encoding ParB/RepB/Spo0J family partition protein translates to MVEIEKIIPDPENPRTEIDWEYIKSLALDIKTVGLTQPIVLRPLDDGNFLLRVGFCRYLAHKDILKETAIAATIEIHEINDFAQVSENEKRKGLSLLDMARFVQKKLGEGLTAKVVAAQLGIDAGEVSYYKTIINAPDCVMQAYKDGRTSTVKYVYTLCKLYEENSEIVEAWLASDVVIKKPTLDALRDSIKGKKPEGNGDKTEAQQQKGKGDKTEAQQQEGNGDKTGGQQQEGNGDKTGGQQQEGNGDKNEAQQQKGKGDKTEAQQQEGNGDKTGGQQQEGNGDKNEAQQQEGNGDKNEAQQQEGNGDKTEAQQQEGNGDKTEAQQQEGNGDKTEAQQQEGNGDFKVTGFADQTKKTNLPYHNPNNEKEAKTEGLDKYKNPVMLVSVGGLEAMLLLKRKADFGRVWVKFEISGEEVEINVAEMTVEGVIEGN, encoded by the coding sequence ATGGTTGAAATTGAAAAAATCATTCCCGACCCTGAAAACCCACGCACAGAAATTGATTGGGAGTACATCAAAAGTTTGGCCTTAGATATTAAAACTGTTGGTCTTACTCAGCCAATCGTTTTGCGCCCTCTTGATGATGGTAATTTTCTTTTGCGTGTTGGGTTTTGCCGCTACTTGGCACACAAAGACATTTTGAAAGAAACGGCGATTGCTGCAACGATTGAGATTCACGAAATCAACGACTTCGCCCAGGTTTCTGAAAATGAAAAGCGCAAGGGGCTTTCTCTCTTGGATATGGCGCGATTCGTTCAAAAGAAACTTGGTGAAGGCTTGACAGCAAAGGTTGTGGCGGCTCAATTGGGTATTGATGCTGGTGAAGTGTCATATTACAAAACCATCATCAATGCGCCCGATTGCGTTATGCAGGCATACAAAGACGGACGGACAAGCACAGTAAAATATGTATATACACTGTGCAAACTCTATGAAGAAAACAGCGAAATTGTAGAAGCTTGGCTTGCGTCTGATGTGGTCATTAAAAAGCCTACTCTTGATGCTTTGCGGGATTCGATTAAAGGCAAAAAGCCAGAAGGCAACGGCGATAAAACCGAAGCCCAACAGCAGAAAGGCAAGGGCGACAAAACCGAAGCCCAACAGCAAGAAGGCAACGGCGATAAAACCGGAGGCCAACAGCAAGAAGGCAACGGCGATAAAACCGGAGGCCAACAGCAAGAAGGCAACGGCGATAAAAACGAAGCCCAACAGCAGAAAGGCAAGGGCGACAAAACCGAAGCCCAACAGCAAGAAGGCAACGGCGATAAAACCGGAGGCCAACAGCAAGAAGGCAACGGCGATAAAAACGAAGCCCAACAGCAAGAAGGCAACGGCGATAAAAACGAAGCCCAACAGCAGGAAGGCAACGGCGATAAAACCGAAGCCCAACAGCAGGAAGGCAACGGCGATAAAACCGAAGCCCAACAGCAGGAAGGCAACGGCGATAAAACCGAAGCCCAACAGCAGGAAGGTAACGGCGATTTTAAAGTAACTGGTTTTGCCGACCAGACTAAAAAAACAAATTTGCCTTATCACAATCCGAACAACGAAAAAGAAGCAAAAACAGAGGGTTTAGATAAGTACAAAAATCCTGTAATGCTGGTTTCTGTTGGTGGTCTTGAGGCAATGTTATTGCTGAAACGTAAAGCTGATTTTGGCCGTGTTTGGGTTAAGTTTGAAATTTCAGGCGAAGAAGTTGAAATCAATGTTGCCGAAATGACAGTTGAAGGCGTTATTGAAGGTAATTAA
- a CDS encoding ParA family protein, producing MKTLVVTNRKGGVGKSAVAGQLGYHLHLQRGLRVLVLDFDHQANLSKAYKTGGIAKLANFGAGDLIANGANGKSLPDNTGFVIVTADNDKLLCLESQAEKHAQFIVNVRAFLNAVSNEFDICIIDTNPNPDVRVQIGLNVCSHVVSPIDLNQESIDGIGGHLQDVTLALKTNKAMQHLGLLPTKVEPTPFQKKNLASIIAQRGKMLMKRNETAFCFIPLRSSIARAQAEGKPVWKLDLTSAKDTYKEIAPVFDHIAKEMGV from the coding sequence ATGAAAACTCTTGTGGTTACAAATCGAAAAGGCGGCGTTGGTAAATCAGCCGTAGCTGGCCAGCTTGGTTATCACCTTCATTTGCAGCGCGGCCTTCGCGTTTTGGTTCTTGATTTTGACCATCAGGCCAATTTGTCAAAAGCATATAAAACAGGCGGCATTGCAAAACTAGCTAATTTTGGCGCGGGTGATCTGATTGCAAATGGTGCAAATGGCAAATCTTTGCCGGACAACACAGGCTTTGTGATTGTTACAGCAGACAACGACAAATTGCTTTGTCTTGAAAGCCAAGCTGAAAAACATGCGCAATTTATCGTAAATGTTCGGGCTTTCTTGAACGCGGTAAGTAATGAGTTTGATATTTGCATTATTGATACAAACCCTAATCCTGATGTTCGCGTACAAATCGGTTTAAATGTTTGTTCGCATGTTGTCAGCCCTATTGATTTGAACCAAGAGAGTATCGACGGTATTGGAGGCCATTTGCAAGATGTTACTTTGGCCTTGAAAACAAACAAGGCTATGCAGCATCTTGGCTTGTTACCGACCAAAGTAGAGCCTACCCCGTTTCAGAAAAAGAACCTTGCAAGCATCATTGCACAACGCGGGAAAATGCTGATGAAACGGAATGAAACGGCATTTTGTTTTATTCCTTTGCGCAGCAGTATTGCCAGAGCGCAGGCCGAAGGTAAGCCAGTTTGGAAGTTGGATTTAACGAGCGCAAAAGACACTTATAAAGAAATTGCGCCAGTATTTGATCACATTGCAAAAGAAATGGGGGTTTAA
- a CDS encoding single-stranded DNA-binding protein gives MQSNMFIGRLAATPVISGSGDRAVCKFTLIQNVYAGKDDSGAAREKTVSLQFTAFRGRGEAIAKNCMKGDQLIVNYTIDNNNYKNGSGEDVFGYNFNVQEFEFGAAGAEKRKQLNQQSSNGEQSQSAGANAYQQAKG, from the coding sequence ATGCAATCAAATATGTTTATCGGTCGTCTTGCTGCTACCCCTGTTATTTCTGGTTCTGGTGATCGTGCGGTATGCAAGTTCACGCTGATTCAAAATGTTTACGCTGGTAAAGATGATTCAGGCGCAGCGCGTGAAAAAACGGTTTCTTTGCAATTTACTGCTTTCCGTGGTCGCGGTGAAGCAATTGCAAAAAATTGCATGAAAGGCGATCAATTGATCGTGAATTACACAATTGATAATAACAATTACAAAAACGGCAGCGGTGAAGATGTTTTTGGTTACAACTTCAATGTGCAAGAATTTGAGTTTGGCGCAGCAGGCGCGGAAAAACGCAAACAACTGAACCAACAAAGCAGCAACGGCGAACAAAGCCAATCAGCAGGCGCTAATGCTTATCAACAGGCCAAAGGCTAA
- a CDS encoding replication initiator protein A, which translates to MNTNNSTSAENPESLIQLDLFDACFTDLSPKSDLSTLIAPFFSISKDVRYNLKPRNYFNPSTKYRVRVTPSEKYGCATIFDKELIMFACSQLLYARDNGLPVSPTLLIDTHKFLVYAKRGDSATAYSNIFKTIIRLRRTFYETNMPSNGTINIGEFSLISEFDLVDVSLKSDIEQPSSNDGLVSPDDVKSIRSFKITLCNWLYNHLTGEKVEALTIDEQFFDLKSGFDRRLLEIGSKHLGAQTIFVIGLDKLHHNVGSARDIKFTRQAVREAIKSKSINNFNVAFDAKSDNVVFYCKDSRRFSMYLLEQQKTNGQRDCRWYDSLERSDNA; encoded by the coding sequence ATGAATACAAATAATAGCACAAGCGCGGAAAATCCTGAAAGTCTTATACAACTTGATTTGTTTGATGCTTGCTTTACCGATCTTTCGCCAAAGAGCGACCTTAGCACCTTAATTGCGCCTTTCTTTTCGATTAGCAAAGACGTTAGATACAACCTCAAGCCGCGTAATTATTTCAACCCATCTACAAAGTATCGCGTTCGGGTTACGCCAAGCGAAAAATACGGTTGCGCTACAATCTTTGACAAAGAATTAATCATGTTCGCATGTTCGCAATTACTTTATGCGCGAGATAACGGCCTACCCGTTTCACCTACTTTATTAATTGATACGCATAAATTTCTTGTTTACGCAAAACGCGGCGATAGTGCTACCGCTTACTCTAATATTTTTAAAACTATTATTCGTTTGCGCCGGACTTTTTATGAAACAAATATGCCTTCTAATGGCACAATTAATATTGGCGAATTCTCATTAATATCTGAGTTCGACTTAGTTGATGTTTCTTTAAAGTCAGACATTGAGCAGCCTTCTTCTAATGATGGTTTAGTTTCGCCTGATGATGTTAAATCAATTCGCAGCTTTAAAATTACGCTTTGCAATTGGCTTTATAATCATTTGACAGGTGAAAAAGTTGAAGCTCTTACGATAGATGAACAATTCTTTGATTTGAAATCAGGCTTTGATCGTCGTTTATTAGAAATTGGCTCTAAACATTTAGGCGCACAAACTATTTTTGTTATTGGTCTTGATAAATTGCATCATAATGTTGGGTCTGCGCGAGATATTAAATTCACTAGGCAGGCTGTAAGAGAAGCTATTAAATCAAAATCAATTAATAACTTTAATGTGGCATTTGATGCAAAATCAGATAACGTGGTTTTTTATTGTAAAGATAGTCGTCGTTTTTCTATGTATTTACTTGAACAACAAAAAACTAATGGTCAGCGTGATTGCCGCTGGTATGACAGTTTAGAACGTAGCGATAATGCTTAA
- a CDS encoding DNA cytosine methyltransferase, which translates to MKSVHIAKIGENRNAPRVWLEGGALKAAGFEAGKQFDVLLDNEKKSIRLTVCENGTRIVSMRKRNDKVVPIIDINASQLLECFSGMNSVKVIFDNDTIYIVPVPSEKKRIERESRLMELIKSGQSIPCGSISHGGGILDHALHSGFESVGIKTKLVWANDISAEMLEHAQEHNSLWDKNTVSLAMPMQELAWDFDTLNALPETLFLAAGIPCQGASVAGRAKKGTACAEQHESVGGLVASFLAIIGKLNPSILLIENVVPYQSSASMWIIRNQLRDFGYTLHEEILNADDWNVLENRSRLCAIAVSSGLNFNLSDLSRPEKEQKRLGDILDDVPLDDSRWSEMKGLLAKQERDIADGKGFQMQVCDAESVKVPTIGAGYAKVRSTEIKVRHPVNKNLMRQVTVKEHARCKMIPETLISDNVSLTFGHQLLGQSICYPPFVAVGELIGKCLLNLKNVFKDVHVKSNSNAAYQAELF; encoded by the coding sequence ATGAAATCAGTTCACATTGCAAAAATTGGTGAAAATAGAAATGCCCCTCGCGTTTGGCTTGAAGGTGGAGCATTAAAAGCCGCAGGTTTTGAAGCTGGAAAGCAATTTGATGTTTTGCTGGATAATGAAAAAAAATCAATTCGTTTGACTGTATGTGAAAACGGTACGCGCATTGTTTCTATGAGAAAACGGAACGATAAGGTTGTGCCAATTATTGATATTAATGCAAGTCAGTTGCTAGAGTGTTTTTCTGGCATGAATTCGGTAAAAGTTATTTTTGATAACGATACAATTTATATTGTACCCGTACCATCAGAAAAAAAACGGATTGAAAGAGAATCGCGCTTGATGGAATTGATTAAATCAGGCCAATCAATCCCTTGCGGTTCAATTAGTCATGGCGGTGGAATTTTAGACCATGCTTTACATTCTGGTTTTGAATCAGTAGGAATTAAAACAAAATTGGTATGGGCTAATGATATTTCTGCTGAAATGTTAGAGCATGCACAAGAGCATAATTCTTTATGGGATAAAAATACCGTATCGCTGGCAATGCCAATGCAAGAATTAGCATGGGATTTTGATACCTTGAACGCATTACCTGAAACGCTATTTTTAGCGGCAGGTATTCCATGCCAAGGCGCAAGCGTAGCAGGCCGCGCAAAAAAAGGCACTGCATGCGCTGAACAACATGAAAGCGTGGGAGGGCTTGTCGCTTCTTTTCTGGCTATTATTGGAAAATTAAACCCATCAATTTTATTAATTGAAAATGTTGTACCTTATCAATCTAGTGCGAGTATGTGGATTATCCGTAATCAATTAAGAGATTTTGGCTATACATTACACGAAGAAATTTTAAATGCCGATGATTGGAATGTACTTGAAAACCGTTCGCGGTTATGTGCAATAGCGGTATCTTCTGGATTAAATTTTAATTTATCTGATTTAAGCCGACCAGAAAAAGAACAAAAAAGACTTGGTGATATTCTTGATGATGTGCCACTTGATGATTCAAGATGGTCTGAAATGAAAGGTTTGCTTGCAAAGCAAGAGCGAGACATTGCAGACGGTAAGGGTTTTCAGATGCAGGTTTGCGATGCTGAAAGCGTGAAAGTGCCGACAATCGGCGCAGGGTATGCCAAAGTGAGATCAACTGAGATCAAAGTGCGCCACCCCGTTAATAAAAATTTGATGCGCCAAGTCACAGTTAAAGAGCATGCACGTTGCAAAATGATTCCAGAAACGCTAATTTCTGATAATGTTAGCCTTACTTTTGGTCATCAGCTATTAGGCCAAAGCATTTGCTACCCCCCTTTTGTAGCTGTTGGCGAATTGATAGGTAAATGCCTGTTGAATTTGAAAAATGTATTTAAAGATGTTCATGTTAAATCAAATTCTAATGCGGCTTATCAGGCTGAATTGTTTTAA
- a CDS encoding lytic transglycosylase domain-containing protein, translated as MRPDVHPQTMAAVVKVESQYNPYAIGVVKGRLERQPKNLVEAVATAKELERLGYNFSLGISQVNRYNLASLGLSYETAFDACHNMKGGGRILTDCYTSASKKLTPKGVSQDDILKAAFSCYYSGNFTTGLKPDFKGQPAYADKVVAAAISVTPTAIKVPQVIPVALTVKASPSSVPNSIPVSGRPKSTANQTAQNNAPIVLESASPVMLQAVQPQSQSQDDAILHKNLPEQKRKLVF; from the coding sequence GTGCGCCCCGATGTTCACCCCCAAACAATGGCGGCTGTTGTTAAGGTCGAATCACAATATAACCCTTACGCTATTGGCGTAGTTAAAGGCCGTTTAGAGCGCCAGCCTAAGAATTTAGTTGAAGCGGTAGCTACAGCTAAAGAATTAGAGCGTTTGGGTTATAATTTTTCACTTGGTATTAGCCAAGTGAACCGCTATAACCTGGCATCGCTTGGTTTGTCTTATGAAACCGCTTTTGATGCTTGTCACAATATGAAGGGCGGCGGTCGAATTTTGACCGATTGCTATACATCTGCTTCAAAGAAACTCACGCCTAAAGGTGTATCTCAAGACGATATATTAAAGGCCGCATTTAGTTGCTATTACTCCGGTAATTTCACAACCGGATTAAAGCCCGATTTTAAAGGTCAGCCAGCGTATGCTGATAAAGTCGTTGCTGCGGCCATTTCTGTGACCCCTACGGCAATTAAAGTGCCGCAAGTGATACCTGTAGCACTCACAGTTAAAGCAAGCCCAAGCTCTGTACCTAATTCAATCCCTGTTTCTGGTCGCCCTAAATCAACGGCAAATCAAACTGCGCAAAACAATGCGCCTATCGTTCTTGAATCGGCATCGCCTGTTATGTTGCAAGCGGTACAACCGCAAAGCCAAAGTCAAGATGATGCAATATTGCATAAGAATTTGCCTGAACAAAAACGAAAATTGGTATTTTGA
- the topA gene encoding type I DNA topoisomerase yields the protein MPNLMIVESPTKAKKIGAMLGDGWVVRASRGHIRDLPQSGMGIDLTNFKPTYQVYSDKKDIVARLKSDVENADVVYLATDPDREGEAISWHLQQVLKLKDNYHRITFDAIAEDTIKKAIASPRKIDLAMFAAQEARRLADRLIGYEVSPLIQSLSGVQNASAGRVQSPAVRLVLDREKAIRAFKATSHYSAEAEFAPKWTAELIVADHIADSSPYLLDRRVAEQAASAKQFKVVSVSRGKEARRAPPPPFSTSTLYQAASVTLGFTSNDSAALAQKLFELGAITYHRTDSVNFEPEQAELIRDFAVSKGLAVPAKPRRFKSKDSAQEAHEAIRPYSISVMSAGEDEDQKKLYQMIWLRALASQCEDAVYSLTEVVLEAQGLNSTYRFKANGRKLISPGWRKVTPNDFDDDNENAEAKGDTPEIPELKEGMILPAIKTRVMDKKTSAPSRYTEASLIKALESAGIGRPSTYPAILKGCFDRGYIEVKKKLFYPTPVAELLMGFMIGRFTFVELLYTAKLEEALDAIATGKLQQNVVLTGLYNRLRQEIEHVKATETAVIAHPCPACGAALRRMKGEHGHFWGCSRFQEGCKVSMNDEKGKPVPKQPKAQAPASQKYACPKCAKPLRLIDSAKGKFWGCTGYSEGCKSSYQDKGGKPVFK from the coding sequence ATGCCGAATCTAATGATCGTAGAAAGCCCGACAAAGGCAAAAAAAATTGGTGCAATGCTTGGTGATGGTTGGGTAGTTCGCGCAAGTCGCGGCCATATTCGTGACTTACCGCAAAGCGGTATGGGGATTGATCTAACTAATTTCAAGCCGACTTATCAGGTGTATTCCGATAAAAAAGATATTGTGGCGCGTCTTAAATCTGATGTTGAAAACGCTGATGTGGTTTATCTGGCGACAGACCCCGATAGAGAAGGGGAAGCGATTTCATGGCATTTGCAACAAGTATTAAAACTTAAAGATAACTATCACCGCATTACATTTGATGCAATTGCAGAAGATACAATTAAAAAGGCGATTGCATCGCCTAGAAAAATTGATCTTGCAATGTTTGCCGCACAAGAGGCAAGACGATTGGCTGATAGGCTAATCGGCTATGAAGTATCGCCTTTAATTCAATCCTTATCCGGTGTGCAAAATGCGTCTGCTGGCCGTGTTCAATCGCCTGCGGTACGCCTTGTTTTAGATCGTGAAAAGGCAATTAGAGCATTTAAAGCGACTAGCCATTATTCGGCAGAAGCTGAGTTTGCCCCAAAGTGGACTGCTGAATTAATTGTTGCAGATCACATTGCCGATTCATCGCCATACTTGCTTGACCGCCGCGTTGCAGAGCAAGCGGCATCGGCAAAACAGTTTAAAGTTGTTTCCGTTTCAAGGGGAAAAGAAGCGCGTAGAGCGCCGCCGCCCCCGTTTTCAACCAGTACGCTTTATCAGGCCGCATCGGTTACGCTCGGTTTCACATCAAACGATAGTGCTGCTTTGGCGCAAAAATTATTTGAACTTGGCGCGATTACCTATCACCGGACTGATAGCGTAAATTTTGAGCCTGAACAGGCCGAATTGATTAGGGATTTTGCGGTTTCTAAGGGTTTAGCTGTGCCTGCAAAGCCTCGCCGTTTCAAGTCTAAAGACTCAGCGCAAGAAGCCCATGAAGCGATTAGACCGTATTCAATCAGCGTAATGTCTGCTGGTGAAGATGAAGATCAAAAGAAGCTGTATCAAATGATCTGGCTTCGTGCCTTAGCTTCGCAGTGCGAAGATGCGGTTTATAGCCTTACCGAAGTTGTCCTTGAAGCTCAAGGTTTGAATTCGACTTATAGATTTAAGGCCAATGGTCGTAAATTAATTAGTCCTGGTTGGCGAAAAGTAACGCCTAATGATTTTGATGATGATAATGAAAATGCAGAAGCAAAGGGCGATACTCCTGAAATACCAGAATTGAAAGAAGGCATGATTTTACCTGCAATTAAAACTCGCGTTATGGATAAAAAGACAAGCGCCCCTTCGCGCTATACAGAAGCATCATTAATTAAAGCTCTTGAATCTGCGGGTATCGGTCGGCCTTCTACATATCCGGCGATTTTAAAAGGGTGTTTTGATCGCGGGTATATCGAAGTTAAAAAGAAACTGTTTTATCCTACTCCAGTAGCAGAATTGTTAATGGGGTTTATGATCGGGCGGTTTACATTTGTTGAATTGCTATATACGGCCAAACTCGAAGAAGCTCTTGATGCAATTGCAACTGGCAAATTGCAGCAAAACGTAGTTTTAACAGGACTTTATAATCGTTTACGCCAAGAAATTGAGCATGTAAAAGCGACTGAAACGGCGGTAATTGCTCACCCATGCCCTGCATGTGGCGCGGCCTTGCGCCGTATGAAGGGTGAACATGGTCATTTTTGGGGTTGTAGCCGTTTTCAAGAAGGTTGCAAGGTTTCAATGAATGACGAAAAGGGCAAGCCTGTACCCAAACAGCCAAAGGCTCAAGCTCCGGCCTCTCAAAAGTACGCATGCCCGAAGTGTGCTAAACCCTTGCGACTGATTGACAGCGCCAAGGGCAAGTTTTGGGGTTGTACCGGATATTCCGAAGGCTGCAAATCATCCTATCAAGATAAAGGTGGTAAGCCAGTTTTTAAATAG
- a CDS encoding TrbC/VirB2 family protein has translation MRKFFKAAKTKVQNVSAKVAAMLAVAGVSVQVQAAGGLEKVNTFLDNILGVLNGASIAVVTIAIIWAGYKFLFKNAEKEEIIKIVSAGLLIGGAGQLAVFLLG, from the coding sequence ATGCGTAAATTTTTCAAAGCTGCAAAAACTAAAGTTCAAAACGTATCAGCAAAAGTTGCGGCAATGCTGGCTGTAGCTGGTGTTTCCGTACAAGTTCAAGCTGCTGGTGGTTTGGAAAAAGTAAACACGTTTTTGGATAACATTTTAGGCGTGTTAAATGGCGCGTCTATCGCCGTTGTAACGATTGCTATTATTTGGGCGGGTTATAAATTCCTGTTCAAAAATGCAGAAAAAGAAGAAATTATCAAAATCGTTTCTGCTGGCTTATTGATCGGTGGCGCTGGTCAATTGGCTGTATTCCTGTTGGGTTAA
- a CDS encoding type IV secretion system protein VirB3 has protein sequence MIRQDPIFKGATRPAMVFGVPLVPFFIVVCGLVLFSVWFSFFFMILAPIAVFAMRLITEKDDQSFRIIGVSLLLGVRQKHKTYWDGMHSYSAISNKRIEKR, from the coding sequence ATGATTCGACAAGACCCGATCTTTAAAGGGGCGACTCGCCCCGCTATGGTTTTCGGTGTGCCGCTAGTGCCGTTCTTTATTGTAGTTTGTGGGCTGGTTCTTTTCTCTGTTTGGTTTTCGTTTTTCTTTATGATTCTTGCGCCAATTGCAGTTTTTGCAATGCGTCTAATTACAGAAAAAGACGATCAATCATTTAGAATTATCGGTGTTAGTTTATTGCTTGGTGTGCGGCAAAAGCATAAAACTTATTGGGATGGTATGCACTCTTACTCTGCTATCAGCAATAAGCGAATCGAGAAGCGTTAA